A region of Silurus meridionalis isolate SWU-2019-XX chromosome 17, ASM1480568v1, whole genome shotgun sequence DNA encodes the following proteins:
- the cdk16 gene encoding cyclin-dependent kinase 16 — protein MERVRKIKRQLSMTLRGNNSGDKNLTESISSQDTGAHSDSEAMPVGGSATLRGSVRGAGGSFSMHSLLQSYSSSLHRPRSLGRSLSSYLNHTTRLEIVHEDVKMGSDGESDQASATSSDEVHSPVRVRMRNNAGRKISTEDINKRLSLPADIRLPDGCLEKFNLNSPLFDKPLSRRLRRVSLSEIGFGKLETYVKLDKLGEGTYATVYKGRSKLTDNLVALKEIRLEHEEGAPCTAIREVSLLKDLKHANIVTLHDIIHTQKSLTLVFEYLDKDLKQYLDDCGNCIHMHNVKLFLYQLLRGLNYCHRRKVLHRDLKPQNLLINERGELKLADFGLARAKSIPTKTYSNEVVTLWYRPPDILLGSTDYSTQIDMWGVGCIFYEMATGRPLFPGSTVEEELHFIFKLLGTPTEETWPGITSNEEFISYNYPRYRADCLHNHTPRLDNDGVDVLSKLLQFEGKKRISADEAMRHSYFHCLGERVLTLPDTTSIFALQDIQLEKEASMRTTSMSDSVNSISQRQTLLF, from the exons ATGGAGCGCGTGAGGAAGATCAAGCGGCAGCTGTCCATGACGCTGCGGGGAAACAACAGCGGGGACAAAAACTTGACCGAGAGCATCAGCTCTCAGGATACAGGGGCACACAGTGACTCTG AGGCCATGCCAGTCGGGGGTAGCGCCACCCTGCGAGGTTCAGTGAGAGGAGCGGGCGGCTCATTCAGCATGCACTCACTCCTGCAGTCCTACAGCAGCTCCCTGCACCGGCCGCGCAGCCTGGGCCGCAGCCTCAGCTCCTATCTCAACCACACCACGCGCctcg AGATCGTCCACGAAGATGTAAAGATGGGCTCGGACGGAGAAAGCGACCAGGCGTCTGCAACCTCCTCCGACGAGGTGCACAGCCCGGTCCGTGTGAGGATGCGCAACAACGCCGGCCGCAAAATATCCACTGAG GACATAAATAAGAGGCTCTCTCTGCCGGCTGATATCCGACTCCCAGACGGCTGCCTGGAGAAGTTCAATCTGAACAGCCCGCTGTTTGATAAACCACTAAGCAGACGACTGCGTAGAGTCTCTCTG TCGGAGATCGGGTTCGGGAAGCTGGAAACTTATGTGAAATTGGATAAACTCGGAGAG GGCACATACGCTACAGTCTATAAGGGGCGCAGTAAGCTAACCGATAACCTGGTGGCCCTCAAGGAGATCCGCCTGGAACACGAGGAAGGAGCTCCGTGCACCGCCATCAGAGAGG TGTCCCTGTTAAAGGATCTCAAACATGCCAACATTGTGACTCTGCATGACATCATCCACACCCAGAAGTCTCTGACGCTCGTGTTTGAATACCTA GATAAAGACCTGAAACAGTATCTGGATGACTGCGGGAACTGCATCCACATGCACAACGTGAAG ctcttcTTGTACCAGCTGTTGCGAGGACTGAACTACTGTCATAGACGCAAAGTCCTCCATCGAGACCTCAAACCACAGAATCTCCTCATCAATGAACGTGGGGAACTCAAACTGGCTGACTTCG GCCTGGCCCGAGCCAAGTCAATCCCCACCAAGACTTACTCGAACGAAGTGGTGACCCTGTGGTACCGCCCACCTGACATCCTATTGGGCAGCACAGACTACTCCACCCAGATCGACATGTG GGGCGTCGGCTGCATCTTCTACGAGATGGCCACTGGTCGGCCGCTGTTCCCAGGATCTACAGTGGAGGAGGAGTTGCACTTTATCTTCAAACTGCTAG gaacACCTACGGAAGAAACCTGGCCTGGAATAACCTCCAATGAAGAATTCATCTCCTACAACTACCCCCGTTACCGTGCCGACTGCCTCCATAACCACACccctag GCTGGATAATGACGGAGTTGACGTTCTGTCCAAACTGCTGCAG TTTGAAGGTAAGAAGCGCATCTCTGCAGATGAAGCGATGAGACACTCGTACTTCCACTGTCTTGGAGAGAGGGTTCTCACACTGCCTGACA cTACATCCATATTTGCACTTCAAGACATTCAGCTGGAGAAGGAGGCGTCTATGAGGACAACCTCGATGTCTGACTCCG tgaaCAGTATATCTCAAAGGCAGACTCTGCTCTTCTGA